In the genome of Campylobacter concisus, one region contains:
- a CDS encoding TonB-dependent receptor domain-containing protein, whose translation MKNITIADDIKINDYFSVILSAARSNFESKNKQTGVKSYDKSGNSYAGSLIYRPVENVSLYFTYADSLQTGSAYTYTDVRNPRYGETIVLKPYRSKQYEVGAKARIDELDLSAALFEIKRPIAYVGDNGEYGTQGEQVNRGLELTTGGKITNDLSVMGGITLIQPN comes from the coding sequence ATGAAAAATATAACTATCGCTGACGACATCAAAATAAACGACTATTTTAGCGTCATTTTAAGTGCGGCTAGAAGCAACTTCGAAAGTAAAAACAAGCAAACGGGTGTAAAAAGCTACGACAAAAGCGGCAATAGCTATGCAGGAAGCCTCATCTACCGCCCAGTTGAGAACGTCAGCTTGTATTTCACATATGCAGATAGCTTACAAACCGGATCTGCTTATACATATACCGACGTAAGAAACCCGCGATACGGCGAGACGATCGTTCTAAAACCTTATAGAAGTAAGCAATACGAAGTCGGTGCAAAGGCTAGGATAGACGAGCTTGACCTATCAGCAGCACTTTTTGAGATCAAACGCCCAATAGCCTATGTAGGCGATAATGGAGAATATGGCACTCAAGGCGAACAGGTAAATAGAGGCTTAGAGCTTACCACAGGCGGCAAGATCACGAATGACCTTAGCGTAATGGGCGGTATTACACTAATCCAACCTAACTAA
- a CDS encoding 2-oxoglutarate ferredoxin oxidoreductase subunit beta produces MAFNYDKYLRTDKMPTLWCWGCGDGVILKALIRAIDTMGWDMNDVCVVSGIGCSGRFSGYLDCNTIHTTHGRAVAYATGVKMANPDKHVIVVTGDGDGLAIGGNHTIHGCRRNIGLNHILINNFIYALTNSQTSPTTPKGMWTVTAQYGNIDPSFDACKLATAAGASFVARGSVIEPEKLTKLFVEGFSHDGYSFFDVFSNCHINLGRKNKMGEAVKNLEWIKGRTTSKVKFDMLSDEEKKGIFPLGVLHKDEEKIEYTKAYDRVRKAAMSGEKINFEELA; encoded by the coding sequence ATGGCTTTTAATTATGATAAATATTTACGAACAGATAAAATGCCTACTCTTTGGTGCTGGGGCTGTGGCGACGGCGTCATACTAAAGGCGCTCATCCGTGCTATCGACACCATGGGCTGGGACATGAACGACGTTTGCGTGGTCTCAGGCATAGGCTGCTCTGGGCGCTTTAGCGGATATCTTGACTGCAACACCATCCACACAACTCACGGCAGAGCTGTAGCATATGCTACTGGCGTAAAGATGGCAAACCCAGACAAGCACGTCATAGTTGTAACTGGCGACGGCGACGGACTAGCGATCGGAGGCAACCACACGATACACGGATGTCGCCGAAATATCGGGCTAAATCACATCTTAATCAACAACTTCATCTACGCGCTAACCAACTCGCAAACCAGCCCAACCACGCCAAAAGGCATGTGGACGGTCACAGCGCAGTATGGTAACATCGATCCTAGCTTTGACGCCTGTAAGCTCGCAACCGCTGCAGGTGCTAGCTTTGTAGCGCGTGGCAGCGTCATCGAACCAGAGAAGCTTACAAAGCTCTTTGTAGAGGGCTTTAGTCACGATGGATACAGCTTTTTTGATGTATTTTCAAACTGCCACATAAATTTAGGCCGCAAGAACAAAATGGGCGAGGCGGTGAAAAATTTAGAGTGGATAAAGGGCCGCACGACGAGCAAGGTCAAATTTGACATGTTAAGTGATGAGGAGAAAAAGGGCATTTTCCCACTTGGTGTGCTTCATAAAGACGAAGAAAAGATAGAATACACCAAGGCTTACGATAGGGTAAGAAAGGCTGCTATGAGTGGTGAGAAGATAAATTTTGAGGAGCTAGCATGA
- the sdhA gene encoding 8-methylmenaquinol:fumarate reductase flavoprotein subunit: MSEKFTRREFLQSACISVGALATTAGTTNVFAGELPKGNESGLPSVDVLIIGSGGAGLRAATAVRKQYPNSTVVVATKMMPSRNATCMAEGGINGVTDFSNGDSFKLHAYDTVKGAAYLADQDAVVKFCEAAGAVIHELDYNGMLFSRIDNGDVSRKDNGDVAFRFMGGASKKRCNYAADKTGHILMHACLDDAITAGVKFLMDHELLEIGLEDGKVEGVVLRNIQDGQIYPVLCKSLVIATGGYTRIFYNRTSVPFIATGDGIAAALKAGLGFEDPEMLQFHPTGVQNGGTLITEAARGEGGYLLNNKGERFMKNYHEKMELAPRDVVARAIETEIREGRGFGEGMSAYVLCDVRHLGKDTIMKKLPKIRHTAMLFQNIDLIEQPVPIRPTAHYSMGGIEVAKFDDMSTKIPGIYVGGEASCVSIHGANRLGGNSLTDAVVTGDLAGKGAGAYAQNAKFASGKKTSELAKMWQDKFKAIATGEGGVNDMYALREELGKNNWDLMGIFRTGAKLDQLSKNLEAIQAKYDTLKVPNQNPVMNTAFTDYVELGNLILLSRAACLAAQNRLESRGAHTREDYPKRDDVNFLKHSIVTLKDGKLELSYKDVVAGIFSLDGKKPE; this comes from the coding sequence ATGAGTGAAAAATTTACCAGAAGAGAATTTCTACAAAGTGCCTGTATCAGCGTAGGTGCGCTAGCTACAACAGCTGGTACGACCAATGTTTTTGCTGGTGAGTTGCCAAAAGGCAATGAAAGTGGCTTACCATCTGTTGATGTGCTAATAATCGGCTCTGGCGGTGCTGGACTTCGTGCAGCAACAGCCGTTCGCAAGCAATATCCAAACTCAACCGTCGTTGTTGCTACAAAGATGATGCCATCTCGCAATGCGACCTGTATGGCGGAGGGTGGCATAAACGGCGTTACTGACTTTAGTAATGGCGATAGCTTCAAGCTTCACGCTTATGACACAGTTAAAGGTGCGGCTTATCTTGCCGATCAAGATGCAGTTGTGAAATTTTGCGAGGCAGCAGGCGCAGTCATCCACGAGCTAGACTACAACGGCATGCTCTTTTCTCGTATAGACAATGGCGACGTGTCCCGTAAAGATAATGGTGATGTTGCGTTTCGCTTCATGGGTGGTGCTAGCAAAAAGCGCTGTAACTACGCGGCTGATAAAACTGGCCACATTTTGATGCACGCCTGTCTTGATGACGCTATCACAGCTGGCGTTAAATTTCTAATGGATCATGAGCTGCTTGAGATCGGTCTTGAGGATGGTAAGGTTGAAGGCGTCGTTCTTCGCAACATCCAAGATGGTCAAATTTACCCAGTCCTTTGCAAGTCACTTGTCATCGCAACTGGCGGCTACACTAGAATTTTCTATAACCGCACATCAGTTCCATTTATAGCAACAGGCGATGGCATAGCTGCTGCGCTTAAAGCAGGTCTTGGTTTTGAAGATCCTGAGATGCTTCAGTTTCACCCAACTGGCGTTCAAAATGGTGGCACACTAATCACTGAAGCAGCCCGCGGTGAAGGTGGATACTTATTAAATAACAAGGGTGAGCGTTTTATGAAAAACTATCACGAAAAGATGGAGCTAGCTCCTCGTGATGTTGTCGCTCGTGCGATCGAGACAGAAATTCGCGAGGGTAGAGGCTTTGGCGAGGGTATGAGCGCTTATGTACTTTGTGACGTTCGCCACCTTGGCAAAGATACTATTATGAAAAAGCTTCCAAAAATTCGCCACACAGCTATGCTTTTCCAAAATATCGATCTAATCGAGCAACCAGTGCCTATCCGCCCAACAGCTCACTACTCAATGGGCGGTATAGAGGTAGCTAAATTTGATGATATGAGCACAAAAATTCCTGGAATTTATGTAGGTGGCGAGGCTTCATGCGTATCTATCCACGGTGCAAACCGCCTTGGTGGTAACAGCCTAACTGACGCAGTTGTAACTGGCGATCTAGCTGGCAAAGGTGCTGGTGCTTACGCTCAAAATGCAAAATTTGCAAGCGGCAAAAAGACTTCTGAGCTAGCAAAAATGTGGCAAGATAAATTTAAAGCCATAGCAACAGGCGAGGGCGGTGTAAATGATATGTACGCACTTCGTGAAGAGCTTGGTAAAAATAACTGGGATCTAATGGGTATCTTTAGAACTGGCGCAAAACTTGATCAGCTCTCTAAAAATTTAGAAGCTATCCAAGCAAAATATGACACCCTTAAAGTGCCAAATCAAAACCCAGTCATGAACACAGCATTTACTGACTATGTCGAGCTTGGCAACCTTATACTTCTTTCTCGTGCAGCATGCCTTGCAGCGCAAAATCGTCTTGAGAGCCGTGGCGCTCACACAAGAGAGGACTATCCAAAAAGAGATGATGTAAATTTCTTAAAACACAGCATAGTCACACTAAAAGACGGCAAGCTTGAACTTAGCTACAAAGACGTTGTGGCAGGCATATTTTCACTTGATGGCAAGAAGCCAGAGTAA
- the sdhB gene encoding 8-methylmenaquinol:fumarate reductase iron-sulfur subunit: protein MKIIIDRFDGTKKYESTYELTNEEIAGKTLLTVLLDIKQKKDATLNFTASCRSAICGACAVRVNGHSYLACDTKMNELLAEYDNPESIRISPLGNFKVISDLMVDWEPSIENLRKIKPSITAKSEFSAEKGCKQSQKEYDKVALEWDCILCGACASECNKLEADASDYMQPFVFVHAYRAAFDSRNKDPMPHLKPAIDNGLWMCVKCQECADRCPKGISACKDITDLRIMAIQKGFDDGMGPDHAEAFLTDLVDGSGRLNEIKLALRSEGVFRNMGKMDIAANLMLAGKMNPLHIFGEEDIEGHDDLVKMINAARKAASKE, encoded by the coding sequence ATGAAAATTATTATCGACCGCTTTGACGGAACTAAAAAATATGAATCAACTTATGAGCTAACAAACGAAGAGATCGCGGGAAAAACTCTCTTAACAGTGCTTCTTGATATCAAACAAAAAAAGGATGCGACGCTAAATTTCACAGCATCTTGCCGCTCAGCGATATGTGGAGCGTGTGCTGTTAGAGTAAATGGCCACTCATATCTAGCCTGTGATACGAAGATGAATGAGCTTTTGGCGGAGTATGACAATCCAGAGAGCATAAGAATTTCTCCACTTGGAAATTTTAAAGTGATCTCAGACCTCATGGTGGACTGGGAACCAAGTATTGAAAATTTACGCAAGATTAAGCCTAGTATAACTGCTAAGTCAGAATTTAGCGCAGAAAAAGGCTGTAAGCAAAGCCAAAAAGAGTATGACAAAGTAGCGCTTGAATGGGACTGCATACTTTGCGGAGCCTGTGCTAGCGAGTGTAATAAACTAGAAGCTGATGCGAGTGATTATATGCAGCCATTTGTCTTTGTGCATGCTTATAGAGCGGCGTTTGACTCACGCAACAAAGATCCTATGCCGCATCTAAAACCAGCTATCGATAATGGTCTTTGGATGTGTGTAAAGTGCCAAGAGTGCGCTGATCGCTGTCCAAAAGGTATAAGTGCATGCAAAGATATAACTGATCTTCGCATTATGGCTATACAAAAAGGCTTTGATGATGGTATGGGACCAGATCACGCTGAGGCGTTCTTAACCGATCTAGTTGATGGCTCAGGCAGACTAAATGAGATCAAGCTTGCACTTCGCTCTGAGGGAGTGTTTAGAAATATGGGCAAAATGGATATCGCTGCAAATTTAATGCTTGCAGGTAAGATGAATCCACTTCATATTTTCGGAGAAGAGGACATAGAAGGACATGATGATCTAGTAAAAATGATAAATGCGGCTCGCAAAGCTGCTAGTAAGGAGTAA
- a CDS encoding ABC transporter substrate-binding protein codes for MFKKILLLAFLLVSLQARVVLDSDDKKIEVPDVIERATPLIVAFVQVSAMLGNEDHIISGAPKLPPLMSKIFPKIKSNDNKSGMLSSSVETIIASKTQVVFGPVGMMFDENSKAQLESAGIAVVKIDKFQSIKEIQDSFSKIAEIWGEKSVKRAREFNDYFNENIKFVSQKTANLTPKKRVLVLNYNSGNFNTISSKDIGAEYISVAGGINLSSGLSEGDFKISKAINEEQVIIFNPDIIITNSQKSADAIAKNASFTKLKAVQNGEIFVVPSGVYLWSVRSAEGALYPLWLAKTFYPELFSDLNLEQKTKEFYERFYNYKLSDSELKEILHPKGEF; via the coding sequence ATGTTTAAGAAAATTTTGCTTTTGGCTTTTTTGCTTGTTAGTTTGCAAGCAAGAGTGGTGCTTGATAGCGACGATAAAAAGATAGAAGTGCCTGACGTGATCGAGCGTGCGACGCCTTTGATAGTGGCATTTGTGCAGGTCTCTGCGATGCTTGGCAACGAAGATCATATAATTAGCGGTGCACCAAAACTGCCTCCACTAATGTCAAAAATTTTTCCAAAAATAAAGAGCAACGACAATAAAAGCGGCATGCTAAGTAGCAGCGTCGAGACGATCATCGCTTCAAAAACGCAAGTTGTTTTTGGACCAGTTGGTATGATGTTTGATGAAAATAGCAAGGCTCAGCTAGAGAGCGCTGGCATCGCAGTTGTGAAGATAGATAAATTTCAAAGCATCAAAGAGATACAAGATAGCTTTAGCAAGATCGCTGAAATTTGGGGCGAAAAGAGCGTAAAAAGGGCGCGTGAGTTTAATGACTATTTTAACGAGAATATAAAATTTGTAAGCCAAAAAACAGCAAATTTAACGCCAAAAAAGAGAGTTTTGGTGCTTAACTATAACTCAGGAAACTTTAACACCATTAGCTCAAAAGATATCGGCGCAGAGTATATTAGCGTGGCTGGTGGTATAAATTTAAGCTCAGGGCTAAGCGAAGGGGATTTTAAAATTTCAAAAGCAATAAACGAAGAGCAAGTCATCATCTTTAACCCAGATATCATCATCACAAATTCGCAAAAAAGTGCCGATGCTATCGCTAAAAACGCATCATTTACCAAGCTAAAAGCTGTACAAAATGGAGAAATTTTTGTAGTGCCAAGTGGCGTTTATCTTTGGAGTGTAAGAAGCGCTGAAGGTGCGCTTTATCCGCTTTGGCTGGCTAAGACATTTTACCCAGAGCTATTTAGCGATCTAAATTTAGAGCAAAAAACAAAAGAGTTTTACGAGAGATTTTATAACTATAAGCTAAGTGATAGCGAGCTAAAAGAAATTTTGCACCCAAAGGGTGAATTTTGA
- a CDS encoding ABC transporter ATP-binding protein: MKFEIKNLSCGYDKKVVIENFNANLQDGDIFCLLGSNGVGKTTTFKTILGFLKPLGGEILIDGKDALKMSEKERASFISYVPQAHTPPFAFSVFDVVMMSANARLGIFERPSKEDEEIALDALKTLNLESFKDKIYTDLSGGERQMVLIARALAQRSKVMLLDEPTANLDFGNQMRVLKEIKKLAKQGYIIILTSHQPEQVFYLNAKVAMLGRNKNYIYGEASEVMNGENLKKIYGVDIRVVKNIIDEREHYSCVMVD, encoded by the coding sequence GTGAAATTTGAGATAAAAAATTTAAGCTGCGGCTACGATAAAAAGGTCGTTATAGAAAATTTCAATGCAAATTTACAAGATGGCGACATCTTTTGCCTGCTTGGTAGCAATGGCGTTGGCAAAACGACGACGTTTAAGACGATACTTGGCTTTTTAAAGCCACTTGGAGGCGAAATTTTAATAGACGGCAAAGATGCGCTAAAAATGAGCGAGAAAGAGCGAGCAAGCTTTATAAGCTACGTCCCGCAAGCTCACACTCCGCCATTTGCCTTTAGCGTTTTTGACGTGGTGATGATGAGTGCAAATGCCAGACTTGGTATATTTGAACGCCCTAGCAAAGAGGATGAAGAGATAGCGTTAGATGCACTAAAAACGCTAAATTTAGAGAGCTTTAAAGATAAAATTTACACCGATCTAAGTGGTGGCGAGCGGCAAATGGTGCTCATAGCTAGGGCATTAGCGCAGCGCTCAAAGGTTATGCTACTTGACGAGCCAACGGCAAATTTAGACTTTGGTAACCAAATGCGAGTTTTAAAAGAGATAAAAAAGCTCGCAAAGCAAGGCTACATCATCATCCTTACCTCTCATCAGCCAGAGCAGGTCTTTTATCTAAATGCAAAAGTTGCGATGCTTGGGCGTAATAAAAACTACATCTACGGCGAGGCTAGCGAGGTGATGAATGGCGAAAATTTAAAGAAAATTTACGGCGTAGATATACGAGTGGTGAAAAATATCATCGATGAGCGCGAGCATTACTCTTGCGTGATGGTGGATTGA
- a CDS encoding TonB-dependent receptor domain-containing protein, producing the protein MQSNLLFDYLVPNTNKLALSANFHYTGKRYADQRNINAAPAYFTTDLGIRYTTKEWLGKQTTLRFNVNNVFDKKYWVGMYPSNIDGISTGTGASIFLGQSRTFMLSAEVKF; encoded by the coding sequence GTGCAATCAAACCTACTCTTTGACTACCTTGTGCCAAATACAAATAAGCTAGCATTAAGTGCAAATTTTCACTATACTGGCAAACGCTATGCTGATCAACGTAACATAAATGCAGCTCCTGCTTACTTTACAACCGATCTTGGTATTCGCTATACAACAAAAGAGTGGTTAGGCAAGCAAACAACTTTAAGATTTAACGTAAATAACGTTTTTGACAAAAAATACTGGGTTGGAATGTACCCATCAAATATCGATGGAATCTCGACGGGAACTGGCGCGAGCATATTCTTAGGTCAATCAAGAACATTTATGCTATCAGCTGAAGTTAAATTCTAA
- a CDS encoding 2-oxoacid:acceptor oxidoreductase family protein: MKSQLRFVGVGGQGVILAGEILSAAKIKAGGYGVKASTYTSQVRGGPTKVDIILDEKEILYPYANEGEIDFMLATAQISYNAFKSGVKEGGAIVVEPNLVKVSDEDKKRWKIYEIPIISIAKDEVGNVITQSVVALGVAVAMSGCMDENLVREEMLASVPAKVKEANAKAYELGLKYAKELLK; this comes from the coding sequence ATGAAGTCACAATTAAGATTTGTCGGCGTTGGCGGACAGGGTGTCATACTAGCTGGCGAGATCCTCTCAGCTGCCAAGATAAAAGCAGGCGGTTACGGCGTCAAGGCATCTACCTACACATCTCAGGTGCGTGGCGGTCCAACGAAGGTCGATATCATACTTGATGAGAAAGAAATTTTATATCCTTACGCAAACGAGGGCGAGATAGACTTTATGCTTGCCACCGCGCAGATAAGCTACAACGCCTTTAAAAGTGGCGTGAAAGAGGGCGGCGCGATCGTTGTCGAGCCAAATTTGGTAAAAGTGAGCGATGAGGATAAAAAGCGCTGGAAAATTTATGAAATTCCTATCATCTCTATCGCAAAAGACGAGGTCGGAAATGTCATCACTCAAAGCGTCGTGGCCCTTGGTGTGGCTGTGGCGATGAGTGGGTGCATGGATGAAAATTTAGTGCGTGAAGAGATGCTAGCAAGCGTGCCAGCTAAGGTCAAAGAGGCAAACGCAAAAGCTTACGAGCTAGGTCTAAAATACGCAAAAGAGCTTTTAAAATAA
- a CDS encoding class I SAM-dependent methyltransferase yields MQGLVDYQAILERVFSPTLQKVKGKEGGVNWDDVANMYNEMTGMEAASTLNLLSNLPITKDDSVLDVGCGPARLSVPLAKLAKSVSALDPFAKMLEYAKKNAKEAGAKNINFIQKDWSDEASIKGLPKHDIVLASRSVGLFDIKKLCKFAKKYVVMTSFLPDHPSLKDIWQDFLKGTKDEKEAGLSDRRFGYNFIFNIVYDMGANPNLKIIDTIYEMDFASLEEAFSYFRFVGEIAPEKEEIYKENVKSYLTKTKSGFKFKREMKSYLIWWDVREMKFE; encoded by the coding sequence ATGCAAGGGCTGGTTGATTATCAAGCGATTTTGGAGCGAGTGTTCTCGCCTACTTTGCAAAAAGTAAAGGGCAAAGAAGGTGGCGTAAATTGGGACGATGTCGCAAATATGTATAACGAGATGACCGGCATGGAGGCGGCTTCTACGCTAAATTTACTCTCAAATTTACCTATCACAAAAGATGATAGCGTGCTTGATGTGGGGTGTGGTCCAGCAAGGCTTAGCGTGCCACTTGCAAAGCTAGCAAAGAGCGTTAGTGCGCTAGATCCGTTTGCTAAAATGCTTGAATACGCTAAAAAAAACGCAAAAGAGGCTGGAGCGAAAAATATAAATTTCATCCAAAAAGACTGGAGCGATGAGGCGAGCATAAAGGGCTTGCCAAAGCATGACATCGTGCTAGCATCACGCTCGGTTGGGCTTTTTGATATAAAAAAGCTTTGTAAATTTGCTAAAAAATATGTCGTGATGACCTCGTTTTTGCCAGATCATCCAAGCCTAAAAGATATCTGGCAAGACTTCTTAAAAGGGACAAAAGATGAAAAAGAGGCAGGTCTTAGCGATAGGAGATTTGGCTACAACTTTATCTTTAACATCGTCTACGACATGGGGGCAAATCCAAATTTAAAGATAATCGACACCATTTATGAGATGGATTTTGCTAGCCTTGAAGAGGCGTTTTCTTATTTTAGATTTGTCGGTGAGATCGCGCCTGAAAAAGAAGAAATTTACAAAGAAAATGTAAAAAGCTACCTCACAAAGACCAAAAGCGGCTTTAAATTTAAAAGAGAGATGAAGAGCTATCTTATCTGGTGGGACGTGCGGGAGATGAAATTTGAGTAG